Proteins from a genomic interval of Coccinella septempunctata chromosome 2, icCocSept1.1, whole genome shotgun sequence:
- the LOC123308688 gene encoding extensin-like gives MLRIRVGLSPTKTPSSTIKPTHSYPRNTTHATQPTQPHPHNLTHATQPTSTTHASQPTHPNPRIPTHDHNPRNLTHATSPTQPHPRNLTHASQPTQPTHSSHPLLSPTPLTHATQPAHPTHSSHPRIPPTQPQPHNLTHASQPTQPNTRHPPTPPTHASQPTPPTHATSPMQPHPRIPTHATQHTPPNPRFFFFFFVSNPLFLPELPNHAFHPPFSSYAFSSGT, from the coding sequence ATgctgcggattcgtgtggggcTCTCACCCACCAAAACCCCCTCCTCAACAATAAAACCCACGCACTCCTACCCACGTAACACAACCCACGCAACACAACCCACGCAACCTCACCCACACAACCTGACCCACGCAACCCAACCCACGTCTACCACCCACGCATCCCAACCCACGCATCCCAACCCACGCATCCCAACCCACGACCACAACCCACGCAACCTCACCCACGCAACCTCACCCACGCAACCTCACCCACGCAACCTCACCCACGCATCCCAACCCACGCAACCCACCCACTCCTCTCACCCACTCCTCTCACCCACTCCTCTCACCCACGCAACCCAACCCGCGCATCCCACCCACTCCTCTCACCCACGCATTCCACCCACGCAACCTCAGCCACACAACCTCACCCACGCATCCCAACCCACGCAACCCAACACACGCCATCCACCCACGCCGCCCACCCACGCATCCCAACccacgcctcccacccacgcaaccTCACCCATGCAACCTCACCCACGCATCCCAACCCACGCAACCCAACACACGCCACCCAAcccacgtttttttttttttttttttgtttccaaCCCACTCTTTCTACCCGAGCTTCCCAACCACGCTTTCCACCCGCCCTTTTCTTCCTATGCGTTTTCCTCTGGGACCTAA
- the LOC123307767 gene encoding conserved oligomeric Golgi complex subunit 3, which yields MNNQVNDPTEDLIQENIAKWQSPSNPLAPLNEEQQDLIYQLEDIIKENYFGQESSTQTVKGQIVKEVPLIDSYKSFIKWFTQIENEIKDETLNEFQSYYYKLKQQDDHVEKLFKNACESNEYLESLLQTHKDVISKTDYLHDLSEDLMKQQRLLKLKKDELNNELKYFIKPEELLNETKNVNSKAFTEVLDTIVDSIKNLSIREDYKEARIYKMRNESLLISLLNDVYKLFNQVITDASRQIIDPENKAIGIADHVASNDLNAESSYSLYYGKFQSAAHKVTVIVSYLEEKKEENENFRNALLDCHKMYLSERLPLLTAAVSKALSEIKEKYKNEFNTLFRSCGQFIMKVCQDEVNCFQYFFKNSSEQFENYLAILCQSLYDILRPCLIVINHIEILSELCGILRRELLNERVLTNPSLKKYIEIMNQLLEDVEERLVFRTNIFFQHDLLGYTPSSGDLAYPEKLIQMENIAMELQEYHRNESRSSVTSVDCHEIGALNEGSVSQFRSYTGNSPADLHAMWYPTVKRTLVCLSRLYFCLDKETFQGLAQEALAICIKTVQNAAGLISQRKSKIDGCLFQTKHLLIVREQIAPFQVDFTVKEVGLDFSNVQKAAMHLISHRDKIFSFGSNNALLEFLLDGTPKVKEYLIDSRKEVDKQLKISCEELISYCTNLLVGELVQFSQKVENFSKNRDSNGDKVTISLKDQPWAEPAEVSKLVSETQKNIKIKVPEIQKSMQLYLANRETEFILFRPIRNNVINAFINLEQTLTVYSSEDQLLIGCPSAVQIGVLLSSVSLSSEIEKVNN from the coding sequence atgaataatcaaGTGAACGATCCTACTGAAGATCTAATTCAGGAAAATATAGCTAAATGGCAAAGCCCCTCAAATCCGTTGGCACCGTTAAATGAGGAGCAACAGGATTTGATTTACCAGCTTGAAGATATCATAAAAGAAAACTACTTTGGTCAAGAGTCGTCTACTCAAACAGTGAAAGGACAAATTGTAAAAGAGGTTCCTCTGATCGATTCATATAAAAGCTTCATCAAATGGTTCACACAAATTGAGAATGAAATTAAAGATGAAACGTTGAATGAATTCCAAAGCTACTATTACAAATTGAAACAGCAAGATGAtcatgttgaaaaattattcaaaaatgcGTGTGAATCAAATGAATACTTGGAATCGCTCTTACAAACACATAAAGACGTCATCTCGAAAACAGATTATTTACATGATTTGAGTGAAGATCTAATGAAACAGCAAAGATTACTAAAACTTAAAAAAGACGAATTGAATaatgaactgaaatattttatcaaaCCAGAGGAGTTATTGAATGAAACGAAGAATGTTAACTCCAAAGCTTTTACTGAAGTTTTAGATACAATTGTTGATAGCATCAAAAATTTGAGTATTCGTGAAGATTATAAAGAAGCACGcatttacaaaatgagaaatGAAAGTCTTTTGATCTCACTTCTGAACGATGTGTATAAATTATTTAATCAAGTTATAACTGACGCAAGTAGGCAAATTATAGATCCAGAAAATAAGGCTATTGGCATTGCAGATCATGTGGCTAGCAATGATTTAAATGCTGAAAGTTCTTATTCCCTATACTATGGCAAATTCCAAAGTGCAGCCCATAAAGTTACAGTAATCGTATCTTATctggaagaaaaaaaagaagagaatgaaaactttagaAATGCTTTGCTGGATTGTCATAAAATGTATCTTAGTGAAAGATTACCACTACTTACTGCTGCAGTATCGAAAGCTTTGagtgaaattaaagaaaaatataaaaatgaattcaatacTTTATTCAGATCATGTGGAcaattcatcatgaaagtttgTCAGGATGAAGTGAACTgcttccaatattttttcaaaaattcttcagaaCAATTTGAGAATTATTTAGCAATATTATGCCAGAGTTTATATGACATTCTGAGACCTTGTTTGATCGTCATAAAccacattgaaattttgagcGAATTATGTGGTATTCTTCGAAGGGAATTGCTGAATGAAAGAGTTTTGACCAACCCATCCTTGAAAAAATACattgaaataatgaatcaattacTGGAGGATGTTGAAGAGAGATTGGTATTTAGGACAAATATTTTCTTCCAGCATGATCTTCTAGGATACACGCCTTCTTCAGGGGATCTTGCTTATCCTGAAAAATTAATACAGATGGAGAATATTGCTATGGAACTACAGGAATATCATAGAAATGAGTCTAGATCTTCTGTTACTTCAGTAGATTGCCATGAAATTGGTGCTCTGAATGAGGGATCGGTGAGTCAGTTCCGGTCGTATACTGGAAATTCTCCTGCTGATCTTCATGCCATGTGGTATCCAACTGTTAAAAGAACTCTAGTTTGCTTGTCGAGACTCTACTTTTGTTTGGATAAGGAAACATTTCAAGGTTTGGCCCAAGAAGCTCTAGCCATCTGTATAAAGACTGTACAAAATGCCGCTGGTTTGATTTCCCAAAGAAAATCCAAAATTGATGGATGCTTATTTCAAACCAAACATTTATTGATTGTGAGAGAACAGATAGCACCCTTCCAAGTAGATTTCACAGTCAAAGAAGTTGGTCTAGATTTTAGTAATGTTCAAAAAGCTGCCATGCATTTGATAAGCCATCGTGATAAAATCTTTTCATTTGGATCTAATAATGCATTGTTGGAATTTTTGCTGGATGGAACACCTAAAGTCAAGGAGTATTTGATAGATTCTCGTAAGGAAGTAGATAAGCAATTGAAAATCTCCTGTGAGGAGTTGATCTCCTACTGTACAAATCTCTTGGTGGGAGAATTGGTACAGTTTTCACAAAAAGTAGAAAACTTCTCGAAAAATCGAGACTCAAATGGTGATAAAGTGACCATTTCATTGAAAGATCAACCCTGGGCTGAACCTGCGGAGGTATCGAAACTAGTGAGTgaaactcagaagaatataaaaattaaagTACCAGAAATCCAAAAATCCATGCAACTCTATTTAGCTAATCGTGAAACAGAATTTATTTTGTTCAGACCAATCAGAAATAATGTAATAAATGCATTTATTAATTTGGAGCAAACTTTAACCGTCTATTCTTCTGAAGATCAGTTACTTATAGGCTGTCCATCTGCTGTTCAGATTGGTGTTCTCCTATCTTCGGTTTCATtaagctctgaaattgaaaaagtgaATAATTGA